In Oxyura jamaicensis isolate SHBP4307 breed ruddy duck chromosome 20, BPBGC_Ojam_1.0, whole genome shotgun sequence, the following are encoded in one genomic region:
- the BHLHE23 gene encoding class E basic helix-loop-helix protein 23, with protein MAELKSLAGEAYLALAPGYAPSPFSYGGAQSPRGALAGGGGAAFHHPGALGKAAESSGEQSGDEEDGFEAGAKGGEALEREGKLKGATLGKKPKEQRSLRLSINARERRRMHDLNDALDGLRSVIPYAHSPSVRKLSKIATLLLAKNYILMQAQALEEMRRLVAYLNQGQALGAPLPATLSPFGQSAVYPFTSTALPGCPEKCTAFTGATSALCKHCNDKP; from the coding sequence ATGGCCGAGCTTAAGTCTCTAGCCGGCGAAGCTTACCTGGCTCTGGCCCCGGGCTACGCCCCGTCGCCTTTCTCCTACGGCGGCGCCCAGAGCCCTCGGGGAGCCTTGGCGGGGGGCGGAGGGGCGGCCTTCCACCACCCCGGGGCGCTGGGCAAGGCGGCGGAGAGCAGCGGCGAGCAGAGCGGCGACGAGGAGGACGGCTTCGAGGCCGGGGCGAAGGGCGGCGAGGCCTTGGAGCGGGAGGGCAAGCTGAAAGGGGCCACACTGGGCAAGAAACCCAAGGAGCAGCGCTCGCTGCGCCTCAGCATCAACGCGCGGGAGCGGCGGCGGATGCACGACCTCAACGATGCCTTGGACGGCCTGCGCTCCGTCATCCCCTACGCCCACAGCCCCTCAGTGCGCAAACTGTCCAAAATCGCCACCCTGCTCCTGGCCAAGAACTACATCCTCATGCAGGCGCAGGCTCTAGAGGAGATGAGGAGGCTGGTGGCCTACCTGAACCAGGGCCAAGCGCTCGGCGCCCCGCTGCCTGCCACCCTCAGCCCCTTCGGACAGTCGGCCGTCTACCCCTTCACCAGCACGGCCTTGCCCGGCTGCCCTGAGAAATGCACTGCCTTCACGGGAGCCACATCCGCCCTCTGCAAACACTGTAACGACAAGCCTTGA